Part of the Scyliorhinus canicula chromosome 8, sScyCan1.1, whole genome shotgun sequence genome is shown below.
ggggaagaagctattttagagtctgttcgtgcgtgttctcagacttctgtatctccttcccgatggaagaagttggaaaagtgagtaagccgggtgggagggatccttgattatgctgcccgctttcccccggcagcgggaggtgtagatggagtccatggatgggaggcaggttcgtgtgatggactgggcagtattcctCTGGGAGGTATATCCCTCTTACCctaaatctccccccccctcgttATGGATCTCTCAATCAGAGGAATAAGCCTTCCGATCCATGCCatccaggcccctcataattttatgaggtgaataaaaaccactaaaaCCTACTTCTCCTAACCCTGGCAACAAACAAAACGAAAACACTAAGCGCACTGATAACTGATATGATGAGCTGCAGTTACCCCACCAATTCGCTCCTGTTAGCTAACTCTTCAGCTATCAGGATGGCTCCTGTCTAGAATGAAGACAAATGCCAGCAGAAAAACGCCACAAAGAATAAAAAAACTATTAAAACACAGTACTCCAACAGGAAGCTACATATTTTCATAACAGTTAACAGAACAAAACCCCCGATACATTGAACATTCCACCCAAATCCAACACTCAACCcacccaagaacaaagaaatgcaaACATGTACAAGGAACCTCAACAACTCCCCATATCTACATGCTCATCCCCAACATCCAAAAACCTCAATCAACTtgcacccaattaatgttttctttTACTAAAGAATCCACCTCCTCCTTGCATCAAAAAATAGACTTTCCCCACAAGTCACGCTAAGCCACGCTGGCTACATCACCCCAAATCGAATTATACAGGGCTACTTTGGACTTGTTAAACGCCGCCCGCTTCTTTGACAGCTCCTCTCCAACATCTTGCTAAAGCCTGATGGCGTGGCCTTCCCTTTTACAATCACAATGttcctttgcccacctcaggacctgTTCTTTTTCCAGGAAACTGTGAAACTTCACAAAGCCAAATGTTCGCAATTGTTCGTTGGGACGGTGCTTTGTCGAGTGTCCGGTGGGCTTGATCCAACTCGGGAGCAGACGTGaatccaccctccctcacccccttcctAAACATCTTCGCAAAGTATTCTGTGGGAGATgggccttccatcccctctgccatACCCACAACTCGAATATTTTGCCTCCTGGAACgattctccaaatcattcactttggccttcGGTGCCTTATTCACACCAGCCAATAGAGGCATCTCCGCTTCCAGAGAGGCAATCTGGTCGCTAGTCTTCAAGAGTCACCTTCCATGCCTTGTATGGCAGCGCCATGTGTTTTTATTGTTTCATTGATCTTCTCCAACGCCAACCAAATGGGAGCCATAGCCTCTTCCATCGGCTTATGGTGGTACCCTGACATAAACCGTCATTGCTTCTCGAATTCCGCTGCCAAGATGCCGGCAAACATCTCGGTTGTGACTGGAGTGGCCAGAGTCCAGGAAACTGTCTTTGCCATTTTTTCCACCGAAGAACCCGGAAAAGCTTCCGATTGCATTGACAAACTTCTGCTTTCAAGTTTCTTTGTTCTGGACACTTCCCTTATGTGGGAACCTTGTATCAATATAATCAGGTggggtttttaaacaaaaatgtcCCCAGAAACTGGGTGAAAATGGCTAAATGTACAGCACCCTAGCAggagccaccggaagtcctaacCAAAGTTCTTGTTAATAACATGACTGCAACAAACCCATAATTTAAAACTTTACATGCCACTTGGCTTTTGGGACCCAAGGGCTTTTACTTTTGTGATCACTCTGGGACCGTACCTTGTTAAAATCCATATAAATTACATCAAAAGCATTACTGTCGTGTCCAGTGACGCCATTTCCTATTCATAACTCTAAATGTGGACTGCACTGATTCTGCAGCTGTATTTTGTTTGAAAATGGACACTAACAAGACTGTCAAGGTGACCGCTGCGGGTCACCCACTTGGATTTGTGGATTTAAACTACCACGCCAGTTCCAAAAGACAATGGGACCCATTTCAGACTAAGAAATGTCAACACATATTCTGAAACCATCGCCAACTTTTTTCCTAGCTTGAATGTGTCTTTTCAGAAGCAAACACACTAATGGTCTcaagctaaagagaaaatgctggaaaatcacagcaggcctggcagcatctgtagggagagaaaagagctaaagtttcgagtccagatgaccgttTGACAAAGGGTGATCTAGACTCAAaacgctagctcttttctctccctacagatgttgccagattccagcaaccgcagtaatttgctttcatccaaTGGTCTCAAGCCACCAAGGGTGGATGGCATGAAACAATAGTCAATATTGTGGCTATTCAAAGTAAAGCCGACACCATATTTGGAAGGGAGCTGCCGCTTTTCATTAAAACAGGCAGTCAACACAAGGGCACCATCTGCAGAGAACATCAACAGCAGTCAAAGTCAGTAGGATCgaaacctttttttaaactgTGGAGGCTGTTATGTCTATAATGTTTCCCAATCCCTATTCAAAGCCCACCAGTAGAGAACTTGATTTCCTGGTGAGAGGAAACTACAAATGCCTAAATTTGTCACCTTGTTAACACCTATATCTTTGAGGGAATCTCTAACAGTTAGTGAAACCACTTAAATTAGTCTTTCAGTGTGAAAATGCTGCATTTACCAGGCTCTCAACGACTGTTTTTCCTATGATGAGCTAaagatgtgggccgggattctccgatcctgcgctgGGTCCGCACCGGCCgttgcgcgcatgcacggacccgcgcagGCTGTGGCGTGCGGCCTTCGAGGGCCGGAGCAGCGGACAGCACTCTGGCGTTGTACTAGCCCCcttggaaggggtgaatgcctgggcctggaggctcgTTGACTCCAGAGTTGCTTTTGCGGTTTTGACGCTggcatcagagaatcccggccgtgaacTATTTTTTTGTGTTTACAACTTGTAAAAGCGTACTGTCCtcttgaaatgtatttttcttcagcatgtgtgtgtgtgtgacattgcGGCAAGAGTTTCAGTCCGATGGCACAAATAAGGGACAGGATAAACTGTCCCTTAGAAAGCATGGATTAATCACaggtagtcaacatggatttgttaagggaaggccgCGCTTGACTAATTTGATTGATGGGAGGATTGATGAGGATAGTGTAGTTGTTTTGGTctacaaaggtgtgcagattaggtggattggccatcctaaattgctcttaagtgcccaaaggttaggtggtgtgaaGTGGTTATCGGAATAGGgctcaatgcagacttgatggggtgaatggcctcttctgcactgtagggattctatgtacatgggttttagcaaggcttttgacaaggtcccacatagcacactggttaaaaaaaaaagcccaTGGGATCTAGGGGAATGTAGGAAGCTAAATGTAAAATTAACTCAGTGGCAGGAAGCAAAGGATAATTGGTGATGGGTGTCTTCGCAAATGTAAAGCTGTTTGCAGTGGGGTTCCATAGGGCTCAGTACCAGACCACTGGCTTTTTTGTTggacatatattaatgattcgaACGTAAATGGAGGAGGAACGATCaagaagtttgtagatgacacaaaaattggtcgtGTGGTTGATATCCAGGGGGATTGCTATAGAGTGCAGGAAGATATAAATGGACTGATTAGGTGGACAGAaaagtagcaaatggaattcaacacaGAGAAGAGTGAGCAAtacatttggggaggccatacaagGCAAAGGAAGACACAGTGAATGGGAGGATACTGAGATGTGTGGAGGAATAGGGAGATCCTGGAGTgagtgtccacagatccctgaaggtaagggggggggggggggggtgtcaataaGGTGGTTGAAAAAAAAACACGTGGAACCCTTTCATTTATTAGGGCATAGAAATTTAGAGTGGTGAGGTTATGCAGAAACTTTAGGCCACAActtgaatactgcatgcagttctggtcaccttgttACAGAAAGGATGCAATTACattagagaggggagagaggagatatacgaggacGTTGCCAGGAGCGATTTAAtgcgattggcaaaagaagcgacACGAGTGCAAGGTCTGTTTTGgggagcgagtggttagggtctggaatacactgcttgacagtgtgatggaggcaggttcaatcgaggcatagaaaAGAGAAATGGATCATATTCTGAAGAGGGAATAATTGCATGGCTAGGAGGAAAAGCTGAGGGAGTGGCACTTGGTGAGTTGCTTTTGCAAAGGGGGAGTACAGATGTGACGGGCTGGAGGgcaacagaaggagaccattttatAATTCTGTTCAAACCTCTTTCGCTAATACTTGCCCCCAGAGTTGCCCTATTGATATTTTTACCCCATGCATTAGACTGAAGAATGTTTACTATATGCATCTTAAGTTACTGGACTTGATTACTTGAACCAAGCGCAACTTTAAGTTTCTGGTGAAAAGCCGGTATTCGTTCATGCTGTGCAGGCCAGGCTAGAATGCAGTGCGACTTGAACATCCCTCTTCGTAGACAGAGCATCTGGTGTAATTTATAATCAGGGATATCATGTAAAAATATCAAAATGATGGCATCGCGGCTCTGCTGAATAGCTTGCTGCATTGCTTGATGCACCTTGAACCTGCAATCAGAAAAGTGATTTAATTAGGCAAAAAAAGCAACATGTGATATTGGGCATGGATATTTCTCCTGACAGTGTAGGATACGCCcgccaatctggtgaacctttgcccCCGTGTTACGGGGCCAGAGCAATGAAAATCACAGTGTCAGTGGGCAAGAGATGGCCTGCGCGGAGTGTGAATAATGGTAAGGACGTGCTCGGTGGAATGGCCCGTGCTGGTTCTGTGAATACTTTGTGAATATGTAATGAAAGTGAGCATACCTTCTGCACCAGGGATCCTTTAAAAGCTCCTGAGTCATAACAAAGATGATTTTTCTGCTCTGGCTTATGCTGTTGACGATGGATTCCAGCTCAGAAATTCCAACTTCGGAGTCCCTTTCCTCCAAACAAAACTGGAATATAGTTTGGTCATGTTGCTCCAAGGGCAACAAATAGTTGTTGACCCAGTTAATGTCATTTTTGGCATGAATAATGTAAGCATCGTACTCAAATTGAATTTCCTGGTGGTCTATCTCCTTAAACCCAAATATCCGGTTGACAGAAACGTTCCAATAGAATTCTAACCTCCATCCTTGAAACTGAATCAGAAACACAGTGAATATGATACCAAGTATAAAGCTACTGCTGATTATGAACGCACCTGCAAAAGGGGCGACATCTTTGCAGGGAGATATGTCAAAAGCGTCAACAGTTCGGTTGTGGTAACTCGGCGGAGTGTTGCAAATGTACTGACTCTTTAAGTCAGGGACGCTGCTGTTGGTTTTATTGAGCCAGGTAACAAACCAGGAAATACTTTCACAGGTGCAGTCAAAAGGATTGAATCCCATGTACAGGGCAGTTAAGTTATTAAATGCTTGGTGAAAAACATCTTTTTCGACAGATGTAATCAGATTTTTCTGCATGTGTAGTAATTTGAGAGACCGCAGGTCATTAAAAACAACACCTGGAAGAACGTTCAAGTTGTTTGAGCTTAAATCTAAAACACTGAGTTTATACAATCCTTGGAATGCTTTCTCCGGGAGCTCGTCTAATCCATTGGATTGCAAATCAAGCATCTGGAGCTCCATCATATTGTTTAGATAAAGAACCGGGCCACCAGGATTAATGCTCTTCCAGAGCCGTGCCAAGTTATTGTGTTGCAACTTTAAAACTTGAAGCTGCCGAAGCTCCCGGAAGACATCTTTATCCAAATTGGCTAAATTATTGTTGCTCAGGTCAAGGACAGTGAGGTTCTGAAGTGGATCAAATGGCGAGGGTTGAAAGTTCAACGAGACGATATTTGACTTGCTAAGCATCAAGACTTTCATAGAAGCGACATGAACAAATGATGATGAGGTCAAAATCAACTTCGAGTTATACGACAGGTATATTTCCTCTACCTCATTGAGGCCTCGAAATTCCTCTCCCGTCAGGGCCTGAGCAATGGAATTGAGGCCTATGTCCAGTTTTTTCAACTTCTTGAACCAGGAGAAAGCTCCTTGTTGCAGTTTTGAAATTTTTGTTTTTGTCAGGTTTAAATTGACAAGGGGAGACTCCGCGAGAGACACAAAAGTTTCATTCCTGACAGTTTTTAAATCGACCAAACAGTTGTACAGGCTAAGATATTTCAGACTCATCAGGCCGGAGAACGTATGCGCCCTTATGCCTGCTATACTGTTGTCCTCCAGATTGAGTTGCACCAAGTTTTTCAACTCCTGAAATGAGTAATCGTCAATGAGAGATTCTGCGTCAGGCAGGCTGCCTTGTTCTCTGAGGCCTTTCTTCAAGTTCAAGCACTTCAAATTTTCCAATCCAGCAAATGTTTTGCGGTTGATATGACTGATGCTGTTATTTTCCAGGTACAGGTTCTCTAAATCATGCAACCACTGAAACGGATTATCCTGCAGCGTAGTTAACTTGTTGTTGGACAGATCCAAGGATATCAAGTTTGTTTTGTTTAATCCAGCAAAGGTATTGGCCTGTATTTTCAGGTGAGTGTTCCTCAAAGAAAGTTCAATGATGTCAGTCCCTGACAATGCTTGACACAGCTGCTCAGTAACATTTGGATGTAGAGGAACATTGTCCAAAACTAGAACGTGTAAACCTCCAAGCGTGTGGAAACAGTTATGTTCAAACTGGAAAAGAACAAAGAGGTACAttgtttcataataataataataatctttattaatgtcacaagtaagaTGACATTAatgctgcgatgaagttactgtgaaaatcccctcagggatcagtgttgggcccacaattgttcacaatttacacagatgatttggtgttggggactaatgacaatgtgtccaagtttgcagacgacacgaagatgagtggtaaagcgaaaagtgcagaggatactggaagtctgcagagggatttggataggttaagtgaatgggctagggtctggcagatggaatacaatgttgacaaatgtgaggttatccattttggtaggaataacagcaaacaggattattatttaaatgataaaatattaaagcatgctgctgtgtagagagacctgggtgtgctagtacacgagtcgcaaaaagttggtttacaggtgcaacaggtgattaagaaggcgaatggaattttgtccttcattgctagagggatggagtttaagactagggaggttatgttgcaattgtataaggtgttagtgaggccacacctggagtattgtgttcagttttggtctccttacttgagaaaggacgtactggcactggagggtgtgcagaggagattcactaggttaatcccagacctgaaggggttggattatgaggagtggttgagtagactgggactgtactcgttggaacttagaaggatgagggggggatcttatagaaacatataaaattatgaagggaatagataggatagatgcgggcaggttgtttccactggtgggtgaaagcagaactagggggtatagcctcaaaataagggaagtagatttaggactgagtttaggaggaacttcttcacccacagggttgtgaatctatggaattccttgcccagtgaaccagtagaggctccttcgttaaatgtttttaagataaagatagatagttttttgaagaataaggggataagggttatggtgttcgggccagaaagtggagctgagtccacaaaagatcagccgtgatctcattgaatggcggaggaggctcgagggaccagatggcctactccttctcttagttcttatgttacaGAGGTAGGGCTGGAGAATGAGACTAGCTAGGTTGCCGTTTTGGGCGCTAGTGCAGACACAATgaactaaatggcctccttctgtgctgtaaataacagaaCATAATAAGAGTAcaaatagaaacattgaaaataggagcagtaataggccattcaccccctcgagcctgctccgccattcattatgatcatgactgattatCAACTCAGTAGCCTGTTCCCACTTACCTCATATTCTTTAAttcctttagctccaagagctataaATAACTAATtcatgaaaacatacaatgttttaacCTCAACTGCTtgctgtggtagagaatttcacaggctcaccaccctctggatgaagagatttctcctcatctcagtcctaaatggtttgccccatatcctcagactgtgacctctggttctggactcccccgccattgggaacatccttccttcatcttccctgtctagtccttttagaattttatacgAGATTCCCCTTtcatgcttctaaactccagtgaatataatcctagtcgactcaatctcttctcatacatcagtcccaccatcccaggaaggaGTCTGGTATTTCTGTTTATATGGTACCACATCACACCAAAAGATCTCAAATTTGTTTCTCTGCCTAAGTAACATTACATCCATGGAAGTATGTAcaacagtatatatatatatttaaattttgagtgcccaataatattttttttcaattaaggggcaatttagcgtggccaaaccacctaaactgcacatctttgggttgtgggggtgaaacccacgtagacatggggagaatgtgcaaactccacacagacagtgacccagggccgggattccaacccgggtcctcagcgccgcagtcccagtgctatccactgcgccacatgccgccctcccaAAATTATATTTTAAGTATATAAATACACATTCTCGAATCAGATTATTTCATTAATCTatgttaggaaagagttaatgtttccaaGTACTTAAGTTGGAGTTTTAATTGCTTAACGGACTGAACGTATTGTTTAATAGATTGCACCAaatataaaggggatacaggtggcactgtggtgtTGTTGGAGAAATGATACTGAACACAAGAAACTTGGAGTCAAAGAAGTCAAGACCTCCTTTCTAGTTCTTATTATAGAGTTACCATTGGAGTTTAACAATTTACCTTTAGCAATTTTACAAAGCAAATAATTTAAGTTAGGATATTTTATTAGGGAGCAGTTTATTAGGGACCATGAACATCCTGCGGGTTacgattgaccagaaattgaattggaccagccatataaatgctgtgattacaaaagcaggttagagactgggaattctgtaatgagtaactcacctactgactccccaaagcctgtccgccatctaggacaagtcaggagtgcgatggaatactctccacttgcctggctgagtgcagctctatcaacactcaagaagtttgacaccatccatgaTAAAGAAGGCTGCTTCATCGACATTCCATCTAATACCATTAACATTCCCTCCCTCtaacactggcacacagtggcagcagtttgtACCAGGTATAAGAGACACCATAGAAACTTGCAAAatgtcctttgacagcaccttccaaatccgcaACCTTTACtaactagaaggataagggcagcagatacatgagaacaccaccgcctgcaggttcgcctccaagccacacaccatcctgacttggaaatacatcgctgttccttcattgttgctgggtcaaaatcctggaattccgtaacagcactgtgggtgtacctacaccacgtggactttaGCAATTGAAGAAGGGGACTGACCTTGTCAACAATGCTCAcattcatagaattgtagaattccattcggcccatcaagtgtgcaccgaccctttgaaagagcagcttacctaggcccactcccccaccctatccccgtaaccccatctaactttcacatcattggacattaaggggcaattttagcatggccaatccacccaactggtACATCTTTGAATTTATTGCAAAATAAACAAATACAAAAAGTAACACAGTTAATTCACAAATCTCACTCAGCTCTATTTACTAGTCTTTGAACGTTGCTCGACAAGAACAGATAGGTGATAATCAGCTTCAAATTGGATTTTgtatacatatagacaaagtagGAAATATATCACTTCATATGGAAATTAATATTTGGATTTATAACTTCAGGTTCCAAAGAGAAGgacaagaaagacagaaagagcagGTGATACTGACTTTTGAGCACAATTAATTGCAATGAGTCCACTGTTACCTATTCCGCTTGAAGTAACTCTCTGCTTTATCATGCCAAAGATGTCAGCTACCAAAGTTAACTTTTCAATACTGTGTCCTGAGGGTGCACCAACTGAAGCAAGATTAGGAGGGAAAAGCAGAGTAACTGGTAACTGATTAAAGGTGAAAATATGCAGAAAACAGGTCCTGGATCACTAGTTAAATTTTAGAGTTTTGGAAGGGGCTGTTCACGCTGCTGTTTCACTagtacccccctcctctccccacacacacctttaATCGCTCTCTTTCCCCAAAGGAGAAACCCATAGGGTAGCCCCAAGCACAGAGAGCAGGAGCAAGACATTCAGCCCAATTAGTCTTTGCTAGCATCCAACAGCCTTTCCTTCCCATTTTTCTATCCTCCAGTATTAACCTAATTTTGTTTACGGTTGGTGGACTTCCCCATTTTGCCGGCTTCTTCTGTTTTCACTTCAGATTTACCTCCTCCTTGCTTCCttgctccccagcccccccccccccccccccccattcatgtTCTTTATTTTTAATGTGTCTTTATACCTCTTTCcttcttttcattttaaaagaCTAGGCCATTCCGTTGATACTTCTTTTTTCGtcccctccacaatccttttattcCGGCTTTGATTAATTGCCTGTTCAGGTCAGGGTAAATAGTCCAATCACACTTATCTAGTCTGCTTCCGTATCCTTTTACCCTATATCTACTGACCTAATCCATCTTGAATGTGCGTACATGGTGTCTGCTTCAACCCATCATTCTGGCCATGTGTTCCTCAGCCTCACAAATCCAAGAACAAAGTAAAGAACAGCACAGggtccttcggtcctccaagcctgtgccagtcatgatgccctaactaaaaaaaacctcctgcccttactcagcccgtatccctctattttctccatattcatgtatccatccagatgcctcttcaatgttgctaatgtgccaacctccaccacatcctctggcagtgcgttccaggcacccaccacgtaTCCCGCAcatctcactcactccccctctcaccttgaacctgtgcccccttgtaatcgaCACTTCCACCctcggaaaaagcctctgactatccaccctgtctatgcctctcataattttgtagacctctatcaggtctcccctcagcctctgtctttccgtgaaaacaatcctagcttattcaaactctcctcatagcacGACTGGGACAAAAAAAACCACCTTACCTCAGTTAGCTTGTTGGATGACAAATCTAGCTGGTACAATGTGGTGTTCTTGAGGAAGTCAAAATCGTCGTCCCTTAATTGTGTGATTTTGTTTGCGGACAG
Proteins encoded:
- the tlr3 gene encoding toll-like receptor 3 isoform X2; protein product: MYLHTFTLCFEFYMLYYGVAASENQCKIKDLVADCRHLKLSNIPSDLPVNITVLNLAHNQLKSLPASILSTYSQLRALDSGYNVITKIDENLCKVLPFLHMLGLEHNQLSHLSVRYFSYCSNLTELYLQFNRIKEITGDPFKSLQLMVLDVSHNKLVSGKLGTQLQLEKLQRLALSANKITQLRDDDFDFLKNTTLYQLDLSSNKLTEFEHNCFHTLGGLHVLVLDNVPLHPNVTEQLCQALSGTDIIELSLRNTHLKIQANTFAGLNKTNLISLDLSNNKLTTLQDNPFQWLHDLENLYLENNSISHINRKTFAGLENLKCLNLKKGLREQGSLPDAESLIDDYSFQELKNLVQLNLEDNSIAGIRAHTFSGLMSLKYLSLYNCLVDLKTVRNETFVSLAESPLVNLNLTKTKISKLQQGAFSWFKKLKKLDIGLNSIAQALTGEEFRGLNEVEEIYLSYNSKLILTSSSFVHVASMKVLMLSKSNIVSLNFQPSPFDPLQNLTVLDLSNNNLANLDKDVFRELRQLQVLKLQHNNLARLWKSINPGGPVLYLNNMMELQMLDLQSNGLDELPEKAFQGLYKLSVLDLSSNNLNVLPGVVFNDLRSLKLLHMQKNLITSVEKDVFHQAFNNLTALYMGFNPFDCTCESISWFVTWLNKTNSSVPDLKSQYICNTPPSYHNRTVDAFDISPCKDVAPFAGAFIISSSFILGIIFTVFLIQFQGWRLEFYWNVSVNRIFGFKEIDHQEIQFEYDAYIIHAKNDINWVNNYLLPLEQHDQTIFQFCLEERDSEVGISELESIVNSISQSRKIIFVMTQELLKDPWCRRFKVHQAMQQAIQQSRDAIILIFLHDIPDYKLHQMLCLRRGMFKSHCILAWPAQHERIPAFHQKLKVALGSSNQVQ
- the tlr3 gene encoding toll-like receptor 3 isoform X1, which produces MYLHTFTLCFEFYMLYYGVAASENQCKIKDLVADCRHLKLSNIPSDLPVNITVLNLAHNQLKSLPASILSTYSQLRALDSGYNVITKIDENLCKVLPFLHMLGLEHNQLSHLSVRYFSYCSNLTELYLQFNRIKEITGDPFKSLQELMVLDVSHNKLVSGKLGTQLQLEKLQRLALSANKITQLRDDDFDFLKNTTLYQLDLSSNKLTEFEHNCFHTLGGLHVLVLDNVPLHPNVTEQLCQALSGTDIIELSLRNTHLKIQANTFAGLNKTNLISLDLSNNKLTTLQDNPFQWLHDLENLYLENNSISHINRKTFAGLENLKCLNLKKGLREQGSLPDAESLIDDYSFQELKNLVQLNLEDNSIAGIRAHTFSGLMSLKYLSLYNCLVDLKTVRNETFVSLAESPLVNLNLTKTKISKLQQGAFSWFKKLKKLDIGLNSIAQALTGEEFRGLNEVEEIYLSYNSKLILTSSSFVHVASMKVLMLSKSNIVSLNFQPSPFDPLQNLTVLDLSNNNLANLDKDVFRELRQLQVLKLQHNNLARLWKSINPGGPVLYLNNMMELQMLDLQSNGLDELPEKAFQGLYKLSVLDLSSNNLNVLPGVVFNDLRSLKLLHMQKNLITSVEKDVFHQAFNNLTALYMGFNPFDCTCESISWFVTWLNKTNSSVPDLKSQYICNTPPSYHNRTVDAFDISPCKDVAPFAGAFIISSSFILGIIFTVFLIQFQGWRLEFYWNVSVNRIFGFKEIDHQEIQFEYDAYIIHAKNDINWVNNYLLPLEQHDQTIFQFCLEERDSEVGISELESIVNSISQSRKIIFVMTQELLKDPWCRRFKVHQAMQQAIQQSRDAIILIFLHDIPDYKLHQMLCLRRGMFKSHCILAWPAQHERIPAFHQKLKVALGSSNQVQ